The following are encoded together in the Eptesicus fuscus isolate TK198812 chromosome 16, DD_ASM_mEF_20220401, whole genome shotgun sequence genome:
- the RTN4 gene encoding reticulon-4 isoform X3: MDGQKKNWKDKVVDLLYWRDIKKTGVVFGASLFLLLSLTVFSIVSVTAYIALALLSVTISFRIYKGVIQAIQKSDEGHPFRAYLESDVAISEELVQKYSNSALGHVNCTIKELRRLFLVDDLVDSLKFAVLMWVFTYVGALFNGLTLLILALISLFSVPVIYERHQAQIDHYLALANKNVKDAMAKIQAKIPGLKRKAE; encoded by the exons ttGTCGACCTCCTGTACTGGAGAGACATTAAGAAGACTGGAGTGGTGTTTGGTGCCAGCTTATTCCTGCTACTTTCATTGACAGTATTCAGCATTGTGAGCGTAACGGCCTACATTGCCTTGGCCCTGCTCTCTGTGACTATCAGCTTTAGGATATATAAGGGTGTGATCCAGGCTATCCAGAAGTCAGATGAAGGCCACCCATTCAG GGCATATTTGGAATCTGATGTCGCTATATCCGAGGAGTTGGTTCAGAAATACAGTAATTCTGCTCTTGGTCATGTGAACTGCACCATAAAGGAGCTCAGACGCCTCTTCTTAGTTGATGATTTAGTGGATTCTCTGAAG tttgCAGTGTTGATGTGGGTATTTACCTATGTTGGAGCCTTGTTCAATGGTCTGACACTACTGATTTTGG CTCTGATTTCACTCTTCAGCGTTCCTGTTATTTATGAGCGGCATCAG GCGCAGATAGATCATTATCTAGCACTTGCAAATAAGAATGTCAAAGATGCTATGGCTAA AATCCAAGCAAAAATCCCTGGATTGAAACGCAAAGCTGAATGA